A DNA window from Actinomadura coerulea contains the following coding sequences:
- a CDS encoding PucR family transcriptional regulator → MALDLQEIVEQAADLLGAPATLEDRDFHLVAYAAHGDTIDPVRMDSILHRRATGAVRARFERHGIARATGPVRIPADAALGQLARLCLPVRWNNVTYGYLWLLDDRQRITDPQAARAMPLCERAGLLMARQARERDDLSWKVADLLSTHPDVRTQAADDLTDAGAVETPLTVAVLRTPSPEPLNPWLLPHSVLATVWQRDHVLLLPVGNAPAALTRARRLLEERNAPVQTGVHSPCPTLDDVHEGWLRARVAARTAAPGETRDWTSLGVLRLLRTAGDEALAQTTQTPGTERLLQHEDLATTARTYLDLAGNVQRTAKTLNIHRQTLYHRLRRIEELTSLSLTEGQDRLTLHLALTIAPHLA, encoded by the coding sequence ATGGCTCTCGACCTCCAGGAGATCGTGGAACAGGCCGCCGACCTCCTGGGCGCGCCCGCGACCCTGGAGGACCGCGACTTCCATCTGGTCGCCTACGCCGCGCACGGCGACACGATCGACCCCGTCCGGATGGACTCGATCCTGCACCGCCGCGCCACCGGGGCCGTCCGCGCCCGGTTCGAGCGCCACGGCATCGCCCGCGCGACGGGTCCCGTCCGCATCCCGGCCGACGCCGCCCTGGGCCAGCTCGCCCGCCTGTGCCTGCCCGTCCGCTGGAACAACGTCACCTACGGCTACCTGTGGCTGCTGGACGACCGGCAGCGCATCACCGACCCTCAGGCGGCCAGGGCCATGCCCCTGTGCGAGCGCGCCGGCCTCCTCATGGCCCGCCAGGCCCGCGAGCGCGACGACCTGAGCTGGAAGGTCGCCGACCTGCTGTCCACGCACCCCGACGTCCGGACCCAGGCGGCCGACGACCTGACCGACGCCGGAGCGGTCGAAACGCCCCTCACGGTGGCCGTGCTGCGGACCCCGAGCCCCGAGCCCCTCAACCCGTGGCTGCTCCCCCACTCCGTCCTGGCGACGGTGTGGCAGCGCGACCACGTCCTGCTCCTCCCGGTGGGCAACGCCCCGGCCGCCCTGACCCGCGCGCGCCGCCTCCTGGAGGAACGCAACGCCCCCGTCCAGACGGGGGTGCACTCGCCCTGCCCCACCTTGGACGACGTCCACGAGGGCTGGCTCCGAGCCCGCGTGGCCGCCCGCACCGCAGCCCCTGGAGAGACCCGCGACTGGACGTCCCTGGGCGTCCTGCGCCTACTCCGCACCGCGGGCGACGAGGCCCTGGCCCAGACGACCCAGACCCCAGGAACCGAACGCCTCCTGCAACACGAGGACCTCGCCACCACAGCCCGCACCTACTTGGACCTGGCGGGGAACGTCCAGCGGACAGCGAAGACCCTGAACATCCACCGCCAGACCCTCTACCACCGCCTGCGCCGCATAGAGGAGTTGACGTCCCTGTCCCTCACCGAGGGACAAGACCGCCTGACCCTTCACCTGGCCCTGACGATCGCCCCACACCTGGCCTGA
- a CDS encoding proline dehydrogenase family protein: protein MLSPLLLAAARSGRMRDVITSVPLTRGVVDRFVAGDDLDAALEAVRELRGGGLEVTLDHLGEDTREPAQARATRDAYLRLFDAFGEQGLAGGSDASVKLSALGQALPGDLALDHAREICSAAGRAGMTVTLDMEDHTTVDSTLEVLGKLRVDFPWVGVAVQAMLRRTDGDLRDLVGEGSRVRLVKGAYAEPASVAYQSRHEVDRAYVRALRRLMRGDGYPMVASHDPRIIEIALTLAAERSPSSYEFQMLYGIRAAEQERLAQGHRMRVYVPYGADWYGYFMRRLAERPANLAFFLRSFVSR from the coding sequence ATGCTCAGCCCGCTTCTTCTCGCCGCCGCGCGCAGCGGACGGATGCGCGATGTCATCACCTCCGTGCCGCTGACCAGGGGAGTCGTCGACCGGTTCGTCGCCGGGGACGATCTCGACGCCGCCCTTGAGGCCGTGCGGGAACTGCGGGGCGGCGGGCTGGAGGTCACCCTCGACCACCTGGGGGAGGACACCCGCGAACCCGCCCAGGCGCGGGCCACCCGGGACGCCTACCTGCGGCTGTTCGACGCGTTCGGCGAGCAGGGGCTCGCCGGGGGCTCCGACGCCTCGGTGAAGCTGTCCGCGCTCGGGCAGGCGCTGCCCGGCGACCTCGCGCTCGACCACGCGCGGGAGATCTGCTCCGCGGCGGGGCGCGCCGGCATGACCGTCACCCTCGACATGGAGGACCACACGACCGTGGACTCCACGCTGGAGGTCCTCGGGAAGCTGCGCGTCGACTTCCCGTGGGTCGGGGTCGCCGTCCAGGCGATGCTGCGGCGCACTGACGGCGACCTGCGGGACCTCGTGGGCGAGGGGTCGCGCGTGCGGCTCGTCAAGGGCGCCTACGCCGAGCCCGCGTCGGTGGCGTACCAGAGCCGGCACGAGGTGGACCGGGCGTACGTGCGGGCGCTGCGGCGCCTCATGCGGGGCGACGGGTACCCGATGGTCGCCAGCCACGACCCCCGCATCATCGAGATCGCGCTGACCCTGGCCGCCGAGCGGTCGCCGTCCTCCTACGAGTTCCAGATGCTCTACGGGATCCGGGCCGCCGAGCAGGAGCGGCTCGCCCAGGGACACCGGATGCGCGTCTACGTCCCCTACGGGGCCGACTGGTACGGCTACTTCATGCGGCGGCTCGCCGAACGGCCCGCCAACCTCGCCTTCTTCCTCCGTTCGTTCGTATCCCGCTAA
- the pruA gene encoding L-glutamate gamma-semialdehyde dehydrogenase, with the protein MDAVTNVPTPANEPVRGYAPGSAERARLEAKLAELTAESPIDLPMTIGGERRLGAGAKVAVVQPHRHASVLGTFGTATEQDARDAVAAALEAAPAWRSMAFDDRAAIFLRAADLLAGPWRETLLAATMLGQSKTVQQAEIDSPCELVDFWRFNVHFARRVLAEQPISSPGVWNRSDHRPLEGFVYAITPFNFTAIAANLPTAPALMGNVVVWKPSPTQTYSAVLLMRLLEEAGLPPGVINLVTGDGLAVSDVALQHPDLAGIHFTGSTATFQHLWKTVGANIEKYRGYPRVVGETGGKDFVVAHPSADPAVLKTALVRGAFEYQGQKCSAASRAYVPRSIWENGFKEELAAEVDGLTMGDVADLSNFMGAVIDERAFAKNKAAIERAQSDPDVEIVAGGTCDDSVGYFVRPTVLVSGDPENEIFRTEYFGPVLGVHVYEDDEYDEMLAQMESVADYALTGAVIATDRAAAAHTAEVLRYAAGNFYINDKPTGAVVGQQPFGGARASGTNDKAGSVLNLLRWTSPRSIKETFVPPTDYRYPHMG; encoded by the coding sequence ATGGACGCCGTCACCAACGTTCCGACACCGGCGAACGAGCCGGTGCGCGGCTATGCGCCCGGCAGCGCCGAGCGGGCCCGGCTGGAGGCGAAGCTCGCCGAGCTGACCGCCGAGTCCCCGATCGACCTGCCGATGACGATCGGGGGCGAGCGGCGGCTCGGGGCGGGCGCCAAGGTCGCCGTCGTCCAGCCGCACCGGCACGCGTCGGTGCTCGGCACCTTCGGGACCGCCACCGAGCAGGACGCGCGGGACGCCGTGGCCGCGGCGCTCGAGGCCGCGCCCGCCTGGCGGTCGATGGCCTTCGACGACCGGGCCGCGATCTTCCTGCGGGCCGCCGACCTGCTCGCCGGGCCGTGGCGGGAGACGCTGCTGGCCGCGACGATGCTCGGGCAGTCCAAGACCGTCCAGCAGGCGGAGATCGACAGCCCCTGCGAGCTCGTCGACTTCTGGCGCTTCAACGTGCACTTCGCCCGGCGCGTCCTCGCCGAGCAGCCGATCAGCAGCCCCGGCGTGTGGAACCGGTCCGACCACCGGCCGCTGGAGGGGTTCGTCTACGCGATCACCCCCTTCAACTTCACCGCGATCGCCGCGAACCTGCCGACCGCGCCCGCCCTGATGGGCAACGTCGTGGTGTGGAAGCCCTCGCCCACGCAGACCTACTCCGCCGTGCTCCTCATGAGGCTGCTGGAGGAGGCCGGGCTCCCGCCCGGCGTGATCAACCTCGTGACCGGCGACGGGCTCGCGGTCTCGGACGTGGCGCTCCAGCACCCCGACCTCGCCGGGATCCACTTCACCGGCTCCACCGCGACGTTCCAGCACCTGTGGAAGACGGTCGGCGCCAACATCGAGAAGTACCGCGGCTACCCGCGGGTCGTGGGGGAGACCGGCGGCAAGGACTTCGTCGTCGCCCACCCGTCCGCCGACCCCGCCGTGCTGAAGACGGCGCTCGTCCGCGGCGCCTTCGAGTACCAGGGCCAGAAGTGCTCCGCCGCGTCCCGCGCCTACGTCCCGCGCTCCATCTGGGAGAACGGGTTCAAGGAGGAGCTGGCCGCCGAGGTCGACGGGCTCACCATGGGCGACGTCGCCGACCTGTCCAACTTCATGGGCGCCGTGATCGACGAGCGGGCCTTCGCCAAGAACAAGGCCGCCATCGAGCGCGCCCAGAGCGACCCGGACGTCGAGATCGTGGCCGGCGGCACCTGCGACGACTCCGTCGGGTACTTCGTGCGGCCCACCGTGCTCGTGTCCGGCGACCCCGAGAACGAGATCTTCCGGACCGAGTACTTCGGGCCGGTCCTCGGCGTCCACGTGTACGAGGACGACGAGTACGACGAGATGCTCGCCCAGATGGAGTCGGTCGCCGACTACGCCCTGACCGGCGCCGTCATCGCCACCGACCGGGCCGCGGCGGCGCACACCGCCGAGGTGCTCCGGTACGCCGCCGGCAACTTCTACATCAACGACAAGCCCACCGGCGCCGTCGTCGGGCAGCAGCCGTTCGGCGGCGCCCGGGCCTCCGGCACCAACGACAAGGCCGGCTCGGTGCTCAACCTGCTGCGCTGGACGTCCCCCCGCTCGATCAAGGAGACGTTCGTCCCGCCGACGGACTACCGCTACCCGCACATGGGGTAG
- a CDS encoding carbonic anhydrase: MQPLIDHARLAPQRHGGATAPAPRAMFIACSDARLVPTELTGARPGELFELRTAGNVIPPHRIGRLTAEAATVEYAVNVLRVTDLILCGHTQCGAVQARTRSQAPRTAPTMWLWLLQTHHWRRLHTPDADPGHQHLLAQADKLRRYPAVTRSLRARRLRMHLWYYDVDTATVSAHQEDGVFAPL; encoded by the coding sequence ATGCAACCCCTGATCGACCATGCCCGCCTCGCCCCGCAGCGTCACGGCGGCGCGACGGCCCCCGCGCCGCGGGCGATGTTCATCGCCTGCTCCGACGCTCGGCTCGTGCCGACCGAACTGACCGGCGCCCGGCCGGGAGAACTGTTCGAGCTGCGCACCGCCGGCAACGTCATCCCGCCGCACCGGATCGGACGGCTCACCGCCGAGGCCGCGACAGTGGAGTACGCCGTCAACGTGCTGCGCGTCACCGACCTGATCCTGTGCGGCCACACCCAGTGCGGCGCCGTCCAGGCGCGGACCCGCTCACAGGCCCCGCGGACGGCGCCGACGATGTGGCTGTGGCTGCTCCAGACCCACCACTGGCGCCGCCTGCACACCCCCGACGCGGACCCCGGGCACCAGCACCTGCTCGCCCAGGCGGACAAACTGCGCCGCTACCCGGCGGTGACGAGAAGCCTGCGTGCCAGGCGCCTGCGCATGCACCTCTGGTACTACGACGTCGACACCGCGACGGTCTCGGCCCACCAGGAGGACGGGGTCTTCGCCCCTCTCTAA
- a CDS encoding cytochrome P450, translated as MADVYDPFDPGFQADPYAAYRRLRDEEPVHRHVEPPFWALSRFEDVWAATRDAGAFSSAQGLTFHPDEIGALGLAPTIVMLDPPRHTVLRRLISRGFTPRRTAALEGLLRGFVRSRIAVMERRAADGETPDLHRDFSSPLPTFALAHLLGVPEADRARFDPWVSALTTLQDEGFGLRSAGDGAVNAVAEMFGYFSDVIAARRADPSDDLVSALAAAEVDGERLSDWDVLGFCFVMVAGGNDTTGNLISHGVALLDGDHGQRELLAADPSLIPNALMEFLRLESSVQALARTTTRPVTLHGTRIPEGEKVMMLFGSANRDEREFGSSANELDVTREIPRHLGFSSGVHFCIGSHLAKLQARVALEELLQAHPHIGVDLENAVRIQSPFTRGWVSLPATGVRGRPGKRP; from the coding sequence ATGGCGGACGTCTACGATCCCTTCGATCCCGGTTTCCAGGCGGATCCGTATGCGGCCTACCGGCGGCTCCGGGACGAGGAGCCGGTGCACCGCCACGTGGAGCCGCCGTTCTGGGCGCTGTCGCGGTTCGAGGACGTGTGGGCGGCGACGCGGGACGCGGGGGCGTTCTCGTCGGCGCAGGGCCTGACGTTCCACCCGGACGAGATCGGGGCGCTGGGCCTGGCCCCGACGATCGTGATGCTGGATCCGCCGCGGCACACGGTGCTGCGGCGCCTGATCAGCCGCGGTTTCACGCCGCGCCGGACGGCGGCGCTCGAAGGCCTCCTGCGCGGGTTCGTCCGCTCCCGGATCGCGGTGATGGAGCGCAGGGCCGCCGACGGCGAGACGCCCGACCTGCACCGGGACTTCTCCTCGCCGCTGCCGACGTTCGCGCTGGCGCACCTGCTCGGCGTCCCGGAGGCCGACCGGGCGCGGTTCGATCCGTGGGTGTCCGCCCTGACGACCTTGCAGGACGAGGGGTTCGGCCTGCGCTCGGCCGGGGACGGGGCGGTGAACGCGGTGGCGGAGATGTTCGGCTACTTCAGCGATGTGATCGCCGCGCGCCGGGCCGACCCGTCCGACGACCTGGTCAGCGCGCTGGCGGCCGCGGAGGTGGACGGGGAGCGCCTCTCCGACTGGGACGTTCTCGGGTTCTGCTTCGTGATGGTCGCGGGCGGCAACGACACGACCGGGAACCTGATCTCGCACGGCGTGGCGCTGCTGGACGGCGACCACGGGCAGCGCGAGCTCCTGGCGGCCGATCCGTCGCTGATACCGAACGCGCTGATGGAGTTCCTGCGTCTGGAGAGCTCCGTCCAGGCACTGGCCCGGACGACCACGCGCCCGGTGACGCTGCACGGGACGCGGATCCCGGAGGGCGAGAAGGTGATGATGCTGTTCGGGTCGGCGAACCGGGACGAGCGGGAGTTCGGCTCGTCGGCCAACGAGCTTGACGTCACCCGCGAGATTCCGCGCCACCTGGGTTTCTCCAGTGGTGTGCACTTCTGCATCGGGTCGCACCTGGCGAAGCTACAGGCACGCGTCGCACTGGAGGAGCTTCTCCAGGCCCACCCCCACATCGGAGTGGACCTGGAGAACGCCGTGCGCATCCAGTCCCCTTTCACCCGCGGCTGGGTCTCACTTCCGGCGACGGGTGTCAGGGGGCGGCCGGGGAAGCGGCCGTAG
- a CDS encoding helix-turn-helix domain-containing protein, giving the protein MPKDARATRDALIHAGAHLFAAHGIDATRTRDIVALAGQANDSAVTYHFGSRDGLLNAILRAGVTRMEPARTATLPTLHAGDIPLIVHAIVQPTAEELRTPHGRDFLRITAQLAGRAGIREHHPPPLLHDTALQQQLHLLQTACRATLPEPLALERISLFIAFLTAALADRATRTHHPETPPPAPEHDTFTTDLTAMLTAALQAPHPNPFA; this is encoded by the coding sequence GTGCCGAAGGACGCAAGAGCCACCCGCGACGCCCTCATCCACGCCGGCGCCCACCTCTTCGCCGCCCACGGCATCGACGCCACCCGCACCCGCGACATCGTCGCCCTCGCCGGACAAGCCAACGACTCCGCCGTCACCTACCACTTCGGCTCCCGCGACGGCCTCCTCAACGCCATCCTCCGCGCCGGCGTCACCCGCATGGAACCCGCCCGCACCGCCACCCTCCCCACCCTCCACGCAGGCGACATCCCCCTCATCGTCCACGCCATCGTCCAACCCACCGCCGAAGAACTCCGCACCCCCCACGGCCGCGACTTCCTCCGCATCACCGCCCAACTCGCCGGACGCGCCGGAATCCGCGAACACCACCCCCCACCCCTCCTCCACGACACCGCCCTCCAACAACAACTCCACCTCCTCCAAACCGCCTGCCGCGCCACCCTCCCCGAACCCCTCGCCCTCGAACGCATCTCCCTCTTCATCGCCTTCCTCACCGCCGCCCTAGCCGACCGCGCCACCCGCACCCACCACCCCGAAACACCCCCACCCGCCCCGGAACATGACACCTTCACCACCGACCTCACCGCCATGCTCACCGCCGCCCTCCAAGCCCCCCACCCCAACCCGTTTGCCTAA
- a CDS encoding BTAD domain-containing putative transcriptional regulator, translating to MRFGVLGPLAVWTADGTQVAVRGLKVRALLADLLVQDGRPVSADRLIDDLWGPARPADPAGALQVKVSQLRRALEDAEPGGRELVVYQAPGYLLRVGPERVDAGRFAALAARVREAADPRTRAALLTDALALWRGPAYAPFGDEPFARAAVTRLEEQRLTAVEDLVEARLALGEHTALVGELRDLVARHPLRERLHAALMRALYGAGRQNEALDSFGELRDRLREDLGLDPSPELADLRQAILTRDPGLAPGRPRTNLPAPPGELIGREEAVREVRALLEAYRLVTLTGPGGVGKTRLALEIAARVLDGFPDGVWSVELGGHDRPDALADAVAATLGVRDAGGGAVPAADRVARALRGRRLLLVLDNCEHLIGPAAELAHRLLAAAPRVRILTTSREPLGVGGEAIWTVPPLEPPDAAGDAGPAALRESSAVRLFEARAAAASPGFALTADNAGAVAAICRRLDGIPLALELAATRVRALGAEELAARLHDRFRLLSAGRRDVPRRQRTLRAAIDWSWDLLTGPERAVLRRLSVHAGGCSLEAAEAVCAGGGLAVEDVAELLSRLVDRSMVVVAGDALGHRYRLLESVAAYCAERLREAGESEHVRALRDGYYTEFAERAAERLRGPDQRRWLQRLDVEHANLRAAIESTVRHERPDLALRLVNAMAWYWFLRGRLSEGRRLLDLALTQDGTAPSSARAAAGAWRTGMEMLGRHGIDRTRQVEAALEPYDSLDDPVGRARAEWFLAEILLGGADSTTGERLAQQALAAFREAGDRWGMAATLTTLAHYALIRGDLAACARHTEQGAAIFDALGDRWGRLRAADLLGRLAEIRGDQQGAARLLREGLRLAEDLGIWTQVSYLLSGLGRIAMMAGDLAGAERFHEKAMRLATEQSNRPGEVFAELGLAMGARRQGRLDVAEKLLRDALDWQRSVGFDPGVALTLSELGFVAEQRGDAETARREHLEALATARRTGDPRATALALEGLAAAHTLAGEHHLAARLLGAATAAREATGAPSTDVDRTMKALHAALGEQTLNAELQEGRTSDPRELAERKNPEARGGG from the coding sequence ATGCGTTTCGGGGTGCTCGGACCGCTGGCGGTCTGGACGGCCGACGGCACCCAGGTCGCGGTCCGGGGGCTGAAGGTCCGGGCGCTGCTGGCCGACCTGCTCGTCCAGGACGGGCGTCCGGTGTCGGCGGATCGGCTGATCGACGATCTGTGGGGTCCGGCGCGTCCGGCGGACCCGGCGGGGGCCTTGCAGGTCAAGGTGTCCCAGCTGCGCCGGGCTTTGGAGGACGCCGAGCCGGGCGGCAGGGAACTGGTGGTGTACCAGGCGCCGGGGTATCTGCTGCGGGTCGGTCCCGAGAGGGTGGACGCGGGCCGGTTCGCCGCGCTCGCGGCTCGGGTGAGGGAGGCCGCCGACCCTCGGACCAGGGCGGCGCTGCTCACCGACGCGCTGGCGCTGTGGCGGGGTCCCGCCTACGCCCCCTTCGGTGACGAGCCGTTCGCGCGGGCCGCGGTCACTCGCCTCGAAGAGCAGCGGCTGACGGCCGTGGAGGATCTCGTCGAGGCCCGGCTCGCCCTCGGCGAGCACACCGCGCTGGTGGGTGAGCTGCGCGACCTGGTGGCCCGCCACCCCTTGAGGGAACGGCTGCACGCCGCCCTCATGCGCGCTCTGTACGGTGCCGGACGGCAGAACGAGGCCCTGGACAGCTTCGGTGAGCTGCGCGACCGGCTGCGCGAGGACCTGGGTCTGGATCCGAGCCCCGAGCTGGCGGATCTCCGGCAGGCGATCCTCACCCGGGACCCGGGTCTGGCGCCGGGACGTCCGCGGACCAACCTGCCCGCGCCGCCCGGCGAGCTGATCGGCCGCGAGGAGGCGGTCCGCGAAGTGCGGGCGCTGCTGGAGGCGTACCGTCTCGTCACGCTCACCGGGCCGGGAGGGGTCGGCAAGACCCGGCTGGCCCTGGAGATCGCCGCCCGGGTCCTCGACGGGTTCCCGGACGGCGTGTGGTCGGTCGAGCTCGGCGGTCACGACCGGCCTGACGCGCTGGCGGACGCGGTCGCCGCCACGCTCGGCGTCCGGGACGCCGGCGGCGGAGCCGTTCCGGCCGCCGACCGGGTCGCCCGCGCGCTGCGCGGCAGGCGGCTGCTGCTGGTGCTCGACAACTGCGAGCACCTGATCGGGCCGGCGGCCGAGCTGGCGCACCGGCTGCTGGCGGCGGCGCCGCGGGTGCGGATCCTGACGACCAGCCGGGAACCGCTGGGGGTGGGCGGGGAGGCGATCTGGACGGTGCCGCCGCTGGAGCCGCCGGACGCGGCGGGGGACGCGGGTCCGGCGGCCCTGCGCGAGTCGAGCGCCGTCCGGCTGTTCGAGGCGCGCGCCGCCGCCGCCTCTCCCGGCTTCGCCCTCACCGCCGACAACGCCGGCGCCGTCGCGGCGATCTGCCGCCGGCTCGACGGGATCCCGCTGGCGCTGGAACTGGCGGCCACCCGGGTCCGCGCGCTCGGCGCGGAGGAGCTGGCGGCCCGGTTGCACGACCGGTTCCGGCTGCTGTCGGCCGGGCGGCGGGACGTCCCGAGGCGGCAGCGGACGCTGCGCGCGGCGATCGACTGGAGCTGGGATCTGCTGACCGGGCCCGAGCGCGCCGTCCTGCGGCGGTTGTCGGTGCACGCCGGCGGCTGCTCGCTGGAGGCGGCCGAGGCGGTCTGCGCCGGGGGCGGGTTGGCGGTCGAGGACGTCGCGGAACTGCTGTCCCGCCTGGTCGACCGTTCGATGGTCGTGGTCGCCGGCGACGCGCTCGGTCACCGCTACCGGCTGCTGGAGTCCGTCGCCGCCTACTGCGCCGAGCGCCTGCGGGAGGCGGGCGAGTCCGAGCACGTCCGAGCCCTGCGCGACGGGTACTACACGGAGTTCGCCGAGCGGGCCGCCGAGAGACTCCGCGGCCCCGACCAGCGGCGTTGGCTGCAACGCCTGGATGTGGAGCACGCCAACCTGCGCGCCGCCATCGAGAGCACGGTGCGCCACGAGCGCCCGGATCTGGCGCTGCGCCTGGTCAACGCGATGGCCTGGTACTGGTTCCTGCGCGGACGGCTCAGCGAGGGGCGCCGCCTCCTGGACCTGGCGCTCACGCAAGACGGCACGGCGCCGTCCTCCGCGAGGGCCGCGGCCGGGGCCTGGCGGACGGGCATGGAGATGCTCGGCCGCCACGGCATCGACCGGACGCGGCAGGTTGAGGCGGCCCTGGAGCCCTACGACAGCCTGGACGACCCGGTCGGGCGGGCCCGAGCGGAATGGTTCCTGGCCGAGATCCTGCTGGGCGGCGCGGACTCGACCACCGGCGAGCGGTTGGCGCAGCAGGCCCTTGCCGCCTTCCGCGAGGCCGGGGACCGGTGGGGCATGGCCGCCACGCTGACCACGCTGGCCCACTACGCGCTGATCCGCGGGGACCTGGCCGCCTGCGCCCGCCACACCGAGCAGGGCGCGGCGATCTTCGACGCGCTGGGCGACCGCTGGGGCCGGTTGCGGGCCGCCGACCTGCTGGGCAGGCTCGCCGAGATCCGTGGCGACCAGCAGGGCGCCGCCCGGTTGCTCCGCGAGGGGCTGCGACTGGCCGAGGACCTGGGGATCTGGACGCAGGTCTCGTATCTCCTCTCCGGGCTGGGCAGGATCGCGATGATGGCCGGCGACCTAGCCGGAGCGGAGCGGTTCCACGAGAAGGCCATGCGGCTGGCGACCGAGCAGAGCAACCGCCCCGGAGAGGTGTTCGCCGAACTCGGCCTGGCGATGGGAGCGCGGCGCCAGGGACGGCTGGACGTGGCCGAGAAGCTCCTGCGCGACGCGCTCGACTGGCAGCGGAGCGTCGGATTCGACCCGGGGGTGGCGCTGACCCTGTCCGAACTGGGTTTCGTGGCCGAGCAGCGCGGCGACGCCGAAACCGCCCGCAGGGAGCACCTGGAGGCCCTGGCCACAGCGCGCCGCACCGGCGACCCACGGGCGACGGCACTGGCACTGGAAGGGCTCGCGGCAGCCCACACGTTGGCGGGTGAACACCACCTGGCCGCGCGCCTACTGGGCGCGGCCACCGCAGCGAGGGAAGCGACGGGCGCCCCCAGCACCGACGTGGACCGCACCATGAAGGCACTGCACGCCGCCCTGGGCGAGCAGACCCTGAACGCCGAACTCCAGGAGGGGCGCACCAGCGACCCTCGCGAGCTGGCTGAGCGTAAGAACCCCGAAGCACGCGGAGGAGGCTAG
- a CDS encoding MFS transporter: protein MRSAPRPGLSLALLAFSSLITSLDFTIVYVALPDLVRDVGFSDGSAQWVISAYAVFFGGFLLLGGRSGDLLGRRRMFVLGMIAFGVASLLGGLATSPGTLIAARAIQGVGAAIVFPATLAQVNTMFAEGRERLRALGVWAMAGAGGLSAGALLGGVLTHAFGWEAVFLVNVPLVVAAAAAAFWLLPADGPVDRGHGYDLPGVVTGTAGATLLVYSIAEVPETGWTSAKFVIGAVLALGLLAAFLAVEARSRSPLMPLRLLRDRDLAPALVIIFVFGATMQNVVYFLTLYFQDVLGYTALRAGLAFLGLSAVIALGNFAAGRLMLRIGIRGTLITALLLGAAGSALLAAGMVADGSYLTVLAGIAVYGMGMGTIYPTQFAAAATGVDAREQGIAGGMANTAMQIGVGVGLAVLVGVAASGVGTADGLRAAVTVSAALTLVGVIAALALPGRSASGPPADVPEAAATSPAAGLPAGRSA, encoded by the coding sequence ATGCGTTCCGCGCCCAGGCCGGGATTGAGCCTGGCCCTGCTGGCGTTCTCCAGCCTCATCACTTCGCTCGACTTCACCATCGTGTACGTGGCGCTGCCCGACCTCGTCCGCGACGTCGGCTTCTCCGACGGCTCGGCCCAGTGGGTGATCAGCGCCTACGCCGTGTTCTTCGGCGGCTTCCTGCTGCTCGGCGGCCGCTCGGGCGACCTGCTCGGACGCCGCCGCATGTTCGTCCTCGGCATGATCGCGTTCGGCGTCGCGTCGCTGCTCGGCGGCCTCGCCACCTCCCCGGGCACCCTCATCGCCGCCCGCGCCATCCAGGGGGTCGGCGCCGCGATCGTGTTCCCCGCCACCCTGGCGCAGGTCAACACCATGTTCGCGGAGGGACGCGAACGGCTCAGGGCGCTCGGGGTGTGGGCCATGGCCGGCGCCGGAGGGCTCAGCGCCGGAGCGCTCCTCGGCGGCGTGCTGACCCACGCGTTCGGCTGGGAGGCGGTGTTCCTCGTGAACGTGCCGCTGGTGGTCGCCGCGGCCGCCGCCGCGTTCTGGCTGCTGCCGGCGGACGGGCCGGTCGACCGCGGCCACGGATACGACCTGCCCGGCGTGGTGACCGGCACGGCCGGCGCCACCCTGCTGGTGTACTCGATCGCCGAGGTCCCCGAAACGGGCTGGACCTCGGCGAAGTTCGTCATCGGCGCCGTGCTCGCGCTGGGCCTGCTGGCCGCCTTCCTCGCCGTCGAGGCGCGCAGCCGCAGCCCCCTGATGCCGCTGCGCCTGCTGCGCGACCGCGACCTGGCCCCCGCCCTCGTGATCATCTTCGTGTTCGGGGCGACCATGCAGAACGTCGTGTACTTCCTCACCCTGTACTTCCAGGACGTGCTCGGCTACACGGCCCTGCGGGCGGGACTGGCGTTCCTCGGCCTGTCCGCGGTGATCGCCCTGGGGAACTTCGCCGCCGGACGGCTGATGCTGCGCATCGGAATCCGCGGCACCCTCATCACCGCGCTCCTGCTCGGGGCGGCGGGCAGCGCCCTCCTGGCCGCCGGGATGGTGGCCGACGGCTCCTACCTCACCGTCCTCGCCGGGATCGCCGTGTACGGCATGGGAATGGGCACGATCTACCCCACCCAGTTCGCCGCCGCCGCCACCGGCGTGGACGCGCGGGAGCAGGGCATCGCCGGCGGCATGGCCAACACCGCCATGCAGATCGGGGTGGGCGTCGGCCTGGCCGTGCTCGTCGGCGTCGCGGCATCCGGCGTCGGCACCGCCGACGGCCTGCGCGCCGCCGTCACCGTCTCGGCCGCCCTGACCCTGGTGGGCGTCATCGCGGCCCTCGCCCTCCCCGGCCGCTCCGCCAGTGGGCCGCCCGCGGACGTCCCCGAGGCCGCGGCCACGTCACCGGCAGCCGGCCTTCCAGCCGGACGGTCGGCATGA